A window of the Streptomyces griseochromogenes genome harbors these coding sequences:
- the bla gene encoding class A beta-lactamase → MTNATSLPRRRLFKAGLALTTTAAATAAGIAPATADRRPETADPHPELSDLEQRYGARLGVYARNVRTGRTVAYRAGERFAMCSTFKAFAAAAVLGGHGDCAPLDNIVHYPPRDILANSPKTEEHLATGMSVGDLCAAAIQYSDNAAGNLLLRQIGGPDGLTRFFRSLGDRVSRLDRWEPELNTAVPGDPRDTTTPQAIGRGFERLTLGRALDDTDRARFIGWLKGNTTSVKRFRAGLPQGWVLGDKTGTGDYASAHDIGVAWTTRNTPVLLAVLSAKAAKDATVDDALIAETARVLARTLAPGE, encoded by the coding sequence ATGACCAATGCCACCTCGCTGCCGCGCCGCCGCCTGTTCAAGGCCGGTCTCGCCCTCACCACCACTGCCGCCGCCACGGCCGCCGGCATCGCCCCCGCCACGGCGGACCGGCGCCCCGAAACGGCCGATCCACACCCCGAGTTGAGCGATCTGGAACAGCGCTACGGCGCGCGTCTGGGCGTATACGCCCGGAACGTGCGCACCGGCCGGACCGTGGCGTATCGCGCGGGGGAGCGGTTCGCGATGTGCTCGACTTTCAAGGCGTTCGCGGCCGCGGCCGTCCTGGGCGGCCACGGTGACTGCGCGCCGCTGGACAATATCGTCCACTATCCGCCGAGGGACATCCTGGCGAACTCGCCGAAGACCGAGGAACACCTCGCCACCGGCATGTCCGTGGGCGATCTGTGCGCGGCCGCGATCCAGTACAGCGACAACGCGGCCGGCAACCTGCTGCTGCGCCAGATCGGCGGGCCGGACGGCCTCACCCGGTTCTTCCGGTCGCTCGGCGACCGGGTGAGCCGGCTCGACCGGTGGGAGCCCGAGCTGAACACCGCCGTCCCCGGTGACCCGCGCGACACCACGACCCCGCAGGCGATCGGCCGCGGCTTCGAGCGGCTGACGCTGGGGCGGGCACTGGACGACACCGACCGCGCACGGTTCATCGGCTGGCTGAAGGGCAACACCACCAGCGTCAAGCGGTTCCGCGCAGGGCTCCCGCAGGGCTGGGTCCTCGGCGACAAGACGGGTACCGGCGACTACGCGAGCGCCCACGACATCGGCGTCGCCTGGACGACCCGGAACACGCCGGTCCTGCTGGCCGTCCTGTCCGCCAAGGCGGCCAAGGACGCGACCGTGGACGACGCGCTGATCGCCGAAACGGCACGCGTGCTGGCGCGCACCCTCGCGCCCGGCGAGTAG